Proteins found in one Takifugu rubripes chromosome 17, fTakRub1.2, whole genome shotgun sequence genomic segment:
- the mab21l2 gene encoding protein mab-21-like 2: MIATQAKLVYQLNKYYNERCQARKAAIAKTIREVCKVVSDVLKEVEVQEPRFISSLSEIDARYEGLEVISPHEFEVVLYLNQMGVFNFVDDGSLPGCAVLKLSDGRKRSMSLWVEFITASGYLSARKIRSRFQTLVAQAVDKCSYRDVVKMVADTSEVKLRIRERYVVQITPAFKCTGIWPRSAAQWPMPHIPWPGPNRVAEVKAEGFNLLSKECYSLTGKQSSAESDAWVLQFSEAENRLLMGGCRKKCLSVLKTLRDRHLELPGQPLHNYHMKTLLLYECEKHPRETDWDESCLGDRLNGILLQLISCLQCRRCPHYFLPNLDLFQGKPHSALEAAAKQTWRLAREILTNAKSLDKL, encoded by the coding sequence ATGATTGCGACGCAGGCGAAGCTGGTCTACCAGCTCAACAAATATTACAACGAGAGATGCCAAGCTCGCAAGGCGGCCATTGCGAAGACCATAAGGGAGGTTTGCAAAGTGGTGTCGGATGTCCTGAAGGAGGTTGAAGTGCAAGAGCCTCGCTTTATCAGCTCCCTCAGTGAGATAGATGCGCGCTACGAGGGGTTGGAGGTCATCTCCCCTCATGAATTCGAGGTCGTCTTGTATCTGAACCAAATGGGGGTGTTCAACTTCGTGGATGACGGCTCCCTGCCCGGCTGCGCGGTGCTGAAGCTGAGTGACGGCCGCAAAAGGAGCATGTCGCTGTGGGTCGAGTTCATCACCGCCTCGGGTTACCTGTCAGCCAGAAAGATCCGCTCCAGATTTCAGACTCTGGTGGCGCAGGCCGTGGATAAATGCAGCTACCGCGACGTGGTAAAGATGGTGGCGGACACCAGCGAGGTCAAACTGCGGATCAGGGAGAGGTACGTGGTGCAGATCACCCCGGCGTTCAAATGCACTGGGATTTGGCCTCGTAGTGCAGCTCAGTGGCCCATGCCCCACATCCCGTGGCCCGGTCCGAACCGGGTAGCAGAAGTGAAAGCCGAGGGCTTTAACCTCCTCTCTAAGGAGTGCTACTCGTTAACGGGGAAACAGAGCTCGGCAGAGAGCGACGCCTGGGTTCTACAGTTCAGCGAGGCCGAGAACAGGCTGCTGATGGGCGGCTGCAGGAAGAAGTGTCTGTCCGTCCTCAAGACGCTGCGGGACCGACACCTGGAGCTACCGGGCCAGCCGCTCCACAACTACCACATGAAGACCCTGCTGCTGTACGAGTGCGAGAAGCACCCGAGGGAGACCGACTGGGACGAGTCGTGCCTCGGAGACCGGCTGAACggcatcctgctgcagctcatATCCTGCCTGCAGTGCCGCAGATGCCCCCACTACTTCTTGCCAAACTTGGACTTGTTTCAGGGAAAGCCTCACTCAGCCCTGGAGGCTGCTGCTAAGCAGACGTGGAGACTAGCGAGGGAAATCCTCACCAACGCCAAAAGTTTGGACaaattataa